The following DNA comes from Myxococcus fulvus.
ATGAACTGGCTCGATTTCCGTCGTCTCACGCGCGCGGGCTCCTGGAGCCTCGGCGCCCTTCTCACGGTGGCGGGGCTCGCGACGGGCTCGCTGCTGTTGTCCCCGGCCGAGGCCTCGGCCGATGACACCAATCCCTGTCCCTTCTCGGACGTGCTCTGCCTGTTCGATGGAGAGGACTACACCGGCGCGGTGTGGAACGTCCGGGCCTGGCCTCCGGGCACGTCCACCTGCGTGGGCCTGCCCGAGCACGGCTGGGAGGGCCGCGCCGAGTCCGCCATCAACCGGGGCACCCAGAACGCGTACCTGTTCCCCAACGAGGACTGCTCGGGCTACCCCGTGACGCTCCTGCCGGGCGAGTGGCTGAGCCCGCTCGAGTTCGCGCCCAAGAGCGTCTTCGTCTTCTGATGCCGGGAGACGTGCGCCAGGGAGCAAGTCCCCCCTGGCGCACCGCCTCACGGGGGCCACCGCGTGGCCCCTGACGACAGCGCTACTCCTGGGAGCGCTCCCAGGAGGCGTCGACCTCCTCGGAGGACATCAGCGACTCCTCCTCGCCCTCCTCGGCCGCCAGAGACGGCGTGCACGCCCCTGGCTGGTGGTACTCGGTCTCCCACCTTCCGCAGTTGATGATGCGCGTGGTCCAGGGCACGGCGCAGGTGGTGTCACACGCCTCGAACTCCACGCAGATTTCGTCACAGTCCGGCGGCAGCGCCAGCGCGGACAGGGGGGAGAGCACCCACGCCGTGAACCCCGCGAGCAACGTCTTCGAAACGAGCTTCATTGAATCCTCCAGGATGAAACGTCGAGTTGAACCCATCAGAATCCGTCCCAAGGGGACGGGACTCACTGCTCGGCGGCGTCCTGCTCGGAGCACTCCCAGGAAGCGTCGACCTCGTCGGCCTCCTCGGACGAGAACAGCTGCTCCTCCTCATGGGCCTCCGCCGTCAGGCCCGGCGCGCATGCCGCACCCGGGTCGTAGTCAGCCACCCAGACGCCGCACGACACCACCTGCATGCTCCACGGAATGGCGCAGACGATTCGACACGGCGTGGTGGACACGCAGCGGACATCACAGTCCAGCGGCAGCGCCAACGCAGACAGGGGAGCCAGCGCCAACGCCGCGAACAACGACTTCGAGATGCGGTTCATGAAGCCTCCAGAACGACACATCGGATGCGAGCAAGCCGTGTCACGTCACACGGCGGCGGGACTATCCACCCCAGGCCGGGAAACATCAAAGACAGTCGGGCCGGGTCGGACACCACTCCCCAGGATTGATACAGGTCAACGACAGACGCGGCCCCGGCGGTTCCGTCATGCCGCAAGACTTCACCCACGCGGCAGTTCCTCCCTGCCCCACCCACCAAGAACAGTCACTCCGGGATGACGCAACACGTCGTAACTCTTTCGAAATCCGGCCGCACAGACACTGTTGACACTCCGCCAACAAGCCTCCAATATCCCTTTCATCGAAGTGATGAGGCCCCCACCATGAGCTACCAACACATCCGGACCTCGGTCGCGGACCGGGTTGCCACTCTCGAGCTGAACCGTCCCGAGGCGCGCAACGGCTTCACCATCACCATGGCGGACGAGCTGGCGGACGCGCTGTCCCAGGCGGACGCCAACGAGGACGTGCGCGTCGTCATCCTCACGGGGGCCGGCAAGGACTTCTGTGTGGGCGCGGACCTGAGCGGCATGTCCTTCGAGGTCGCCAACGGCGGCCTGCCCGAGCCGGGGTGGGTGGAGCCCGCGACGCGGGTGACCCGCCGCCTGTTCTCCCTGAGCAAGCCCGTCATCGCCGCCGTGCGGGGCGCCGCGGTGGGCGTGGGCTCGACGATGCTCCTGCCCGCGGACTTCCGGCTGGCGGCGAAGGACAGCCGCTTCGGCTTCGTCTTCAGCCGGCGGGGCATCTACCCGGAAGGCGGCTCCAGCTGGTTCCTGCCCCGGCTGGTGGGCATGGGCCGCGCGCTCGACTGGATGGTGAGCGGCCGGCTCATCCCCGCGGACGAGGCGCTCGGCGCGGGGCTGGTCCGCTCGCTCCATGAGTCCGACGAGGTCCTCGGCGCCGCCCAGGCGCTGGCGCGCGAGCTGGTGGAGTCCACCGCGCCCGTGTCCGTGGCGGTCATCCGTCAGTCCCTCTACCGCATGAGCGCCCTGCCCACCCCGGAGCAGGCCTTCTCGCTCGACAGCCAGCTCATCGCGAGCCTGGGACAGAACACGGACGCAGTGGAGGGCGTGATGGCGTTCCTCCAGAAGCGGCCCCCCTCCTTCACACGCACCGTGGAGCAAGATTTGCCGGGCTTCCTGCCGTGGCGGGAGCGCAAGTCATGAGCCCCTCCCC
Coding sequences within:
- a CDS encoding peptidase inhibitor family I36 protein translates to MNWLDFRRLTRAGSWSLGALLTVAGLATGSLLLSPAEASADDTNPCPFSDVLCLFDGEDYTGAVWNVRAWPPGTSTCVGLPEHGWEGRAESAINRGTQNAYLFPNEDCSGYPVTLLPGEWLSPLEFAPKSVFVF
- a CDS encoding enoyl-CoA hydratase-related protein, which encodes MSYQHIRTSVADRVATLELNRPEARNGFTITMADELADALSQADANEDVRVVILTGAGKDFCVGADLSGMSFEVANGGLPEPGWVEPATRVTRRLFSLSKPVIAAVRGAAVGVGSTMLLPADFRLAAKDSRFGFVFSRRGIYPEGGSSWFLPRLVGMGRALDWMVSGRLIPADEALGAGLVRSLHESDEVLGAAQALARELVESTAPVSVAVIRQSLYRMSALPTPEQAFSLDSQLIASLGQNTDAVEGVMAFLQKRPPSFTRTVEQDLPGFLPWRERKS